A region of Actinomycetota bacterium DNA encodes the following proteins:
- the argH gene encoding argininosuccinate lyase has product MGETPSTAGTHPDPPVDRADPARGAALWSGRFATPPAPEAHALGVSIGYDVRLAPQDVEASVAHVRALEAAGLLTADDATRLEHALREVGAAIADGSLTPEPADEDVHSVVERGVTDRLGDLGARLHAGRSRNDLVVTDLRLWLLAARNRIGGLTTMLIRVLLDRAREHTETVVPGTTHARLAQPVTLGHHLLAHAWALLRDLDRFDGWARRTAVSPLGAGALATSTLGLDPAATAERLGLARAFGNSLDAVSDRDFVMEFLASAAICGMHLSRIAADLARWTDESLAWAELDEAYSTGSSMMPQKRNPDTAELVRGKAARIAGDFTALAALLQGLPLGYHRDLQEDKEPAFDAADTLELSLPALVGAIGSVRFHPETMRAACEPAGLYATDLAEALVAGGVAFREAHRRTGELLRRLAEEGRTLRDLSVEGWKAFGVPEGAAMLDPDRSVRARTTPGGPSPDQVRAQIAEIERELAQRRS; this is encoded by the coding sequence ATGGGCGAGACACCGTCGACGGCCGGGACGCACCCGGATCCGCCGGTCGATCGCGCGGACCCCGCCCGCGGAGCCGCGCTGTGGTCCGGCCGGTTCGCCACGCCACCGGCGCCCGAGGCGCATGCGCTCGGGGTGAGCATCGGCTACGACGTTCGGCTCGCACCGCAGGACGTCGAGGCCTCCGTCGCCCACGTCCGGGCCCTCGAGGCCGCCGGTCTGTTGACGGCCGACGACGCGACGCGCCTCGAACACGCGCTCCGCGAGGTCGGCGCCGCGATCGCGGACGGGTCGTTGACGCCCGAGCCCGCGGACGAGGACGTGCATTCGGTCGTGGAGCGCGGGGTGACCGATCGGCTGGGGGACCTCGGCGCGCGTCTGCACGCCGGGCGCTCGCGCAACGACCTCGTCGTAACCGACCTGCGTCTGTGGCTGCTCGCCGCGCGGAACCGCATCGGCGGCCTCACGACGATGTTGATCCGCGTCCTTCTCGACCGGGCGCGGGAGCACACCGAGACGGTCGTTCCCGGAACCACGCATGCGCGGCTGGCACAGCCGGTCACGCTCGGCCACCATCTGCTCGCGCACGCGTGGGCGTTGCTCCGCGACCTGGATCGGTTCGACGGCTGGGCGCGTCGTACTGCCGTCTCGCCTCTCGGCGCCGGAGCCCTCGCGACCTCGACCCTCGGGCTGGATCCGGCGGCGACCGCGGAACGGCTTGGGCTCGCGCGCGCGTTCGGGAACTCTCTCGACGCGGTGAGCGATCGCGACTTCGTGATGGAGTTCCTCGCGTCGGCGGCGATCTGTGGCATGCACCTGTCCCGCATCGCGGCGGACCTGGCCCGCTGGACCGACGAGAGCCTGGCCTGGGCCGAGCTCGACGAGGCGTACTCGACGGGGTCGAGCATGATGCCCCAGAAACGGAACCCCGATACGGCCGAGCTCGTCCGCGGCAAGGCGGCCCGGATCGCCGGGGACTTCACCGCGCTCGCCGCTCTCCTCCAGGGTCTGCCGCTCGGCTACCACCGCGATCTCCAGGAGGACAAGGAACCCGCGTTCGACGCCGCGGACACCCTCGAGCTGTCGCTCCCGGCTCTCGTCGGCGCGATCGGGTCGGTGCGCTTCCACCCCGAGACGATGCGCGCGGCCTGCGAGCCCGCCGGACTGTACGCGACCGACCTCGCTGAGGCGCTCGTCGCCGGCGGGGTCGCGTTCCGGGAGGCCCACCGTCGGACCGGGGAGCTGCTGCGCCGGCTCGCCGAGGAGGGACGGACGCTGCGCGACCTCTCCGTCGAGGGATGGAAGGCGTTCGGCGTTCCCGAAGGCGCCGCGATGCTGGACCCCGACCGATCGGTGCGTGCACGAACGACCCCCGGCGGTCCCTCTCCGGACCAGGTCCGAGCGCAGATCGCCGAGATCGAGCGCGAGCTCGCACAACGACGCTCGTGA
- a CDS encoding argininosuccinate synthase — protein sequence MTPMKRVVLAYSGGLDTSIAIKWMQDQGAEIFPVAIDIGQQEDFDRIVERGERAGAAQVRVVRAVDRFADDYLAPAIAANGLYEQKYPMVSGLARPLIAEEVVKVARDVGADAVAHGCTGKGNDQVRFETAFGVLAPDLQVVAPIRESVIPREKAIAYAEEMGIPISKVATAYSIDENLWGRTAECGPLEDPWVAPPEDVFARTAAPGSRPTEPTEIVVGFERGLPMSYDGEEASLAEVIRRTDAVGGRYGFGRVDMIENRRVGIKSRELYEVPGALALILAHQALEDLTLEREVGHFKPLLEQRWADLVYDGLWFSPLRRSIDAFVEQTQRHVGGEIRLRFTAGSCVVVGRRSPHALYDMELATYGPEDQFDHAHAEGFVRLWGLSTKTWSARQGLD from the coding sequence ATGACACCGATGAAGCGCGTAGTGCTCGCCTACAGCGGCGGATTGGACACCTCGATCGCGATCAAGTGGATGCAGGATCAGGGAGCGGAGATCTTCCCGGTCGCGATCGACATCGGCCAGCAGGAGGACTTCGACCGGATCGTGGAGCGCGGCGAGAGGGCCGGGGCCGCGCAGGTTCGCGTCGTCCGTGCCGTCGACCGGTTCGCTGACGACTACCTGGCGCCCGCGATCGCGGCGAACGGGCTCTACGAGCAGAAGTACCCGATGGTCTCCGGTCTCGCACGGCCGTTGATCGCCGAGGAGGTCGTGAAGGTCGCGAGAGACGTCGGAGCCGACGCCGTGGCGCACGGGTGCACCGGGAAGGGAAACGACCAGGTTCGGTTCGAGACGGCCTTCGGGGTGCTCGCGCCGGACCTGCAGGTCGTCGCACCGATCCGCGAGTCGGTGATCCCCCGCGAGAAGGCGATCGCGTACGCGGAGGAGATGGGGATCCCGATCTCGAAGGTCGCCACGGCCTATTCGATCGACGAGAACCTGTGGGGCCGCACCGCCGAGTGCGGTCCGCTCGAGGATCCTTGGGTCGCGCCGCCCGAGGACGTCTTCGCGCGCACCGCCGCACCCGGATCCAGGCCCACCGAGCCGACCGAGATCGTGGTCGGGTTCGAGCGCGGCCTCCCGATGTCCTACGACGGGGAGGAGGCCTCCCTCGCCGAGGTGATCCGCCGGACCGACGCGGTCGGCGGGCGGTACGGCTTCGGCCGCGTCGACATGATCGAGAACCGGCGCGTGGGCATCAAGAGCCGCGAGCTGTACGAGGTGCCCGGCGCGCTCGCGCTGATCCTCGCGCACCAGGCCCTGGAGGACCTGACGCTCGAGCGCGAGGTCGGCCACTTCAAACCGCTGCTCGAGCAGCGCTGGGCGGATCTGGTCTACGACGGCCTGTGGTTCTCGCCGCTGCGCCGGAGCATCGATGCGTTCGTCGAGCAGACCCAGCGTCACGTCGGTGGCGAGATCCGGTTGCGGTTCACGGCCGGCTCGTGCGTCGTGGTCGGGCGGCGTTCGCCCCACGCGCTGTACGACATGGAGCTGGCGACCTACGGACCCGAGGACCAGTTCGACCACGCGCACGCCGAGGGCTTCGTGCGCCTGTGGGGTCTGTCGACGAAGACCTGGTCGGCCCGCCAGGGGCTCGACTAG
- a CDS encoding arginine repressor: protein MSARPRAADGRRTDAKANGRGRSSAALKTKRQHAILSLVGRERLSSQEEIRARLRSLGLEATQSTISRDIEELGLARVHDSDGVRYVVPGESDAPGPIRLLRHLLDEFALSFTPADNLLVIRTPPGAANALAEGLDRVGLADVAGTVAGDNTILLVAREGVKARDLERALTQIMEA, encoded by the coding sequence ATGAGCGCGCGCCCTCGCGCCGCCGATGGACGCCGGACCGACGCGAAGGCGAACGGGCGCGGTCGGTCGAGCGCCGCACTGAAGACGAAGCGTCAGCACGCGATCCTGTCCCTCGTCGGCCGTGAGCGCCTCTCGAGCCAAGAGGAGATCCGCGCGCGCCTGCGTTCCCTCGGACTGGAGGCGACGCAGTCGACGATCTCCCGAGACATCGAGGAGCTGGGGCTCGCTCGTGTCCACGATTCCGACGGGGTGCGGTACGTGGTGCCGGGCGAGAGCGATGCGCCGGGGCCGATCCGGTTGCTGCGGCACCTGCTTGACGAGTTCGCCCTGTCGTTCACGCCGGCCGACAACCTGCTCGTGATCCGAACCCCGCCCGGCGCGGCCAACGCCCTCGCCGAAGGGTTGGATCGCGTCGGGCTCGCCGATGTGGCCGGCACCGTCGCCGGCGACAACACGATCCTGCTCGTCGCCCGCGAGGGTGTGAAGGCCCGGGACCTCGAACGGGCGCTGACCCAGATCATGGAGGCATGA
- a CDS encoding acetylornithine/succinylornithine family transaminase gives MTLLGEASVMPTYARYPLTLTRGEGMQVWDDHGRAYVDFAGALGAVSLGHGHPRWRRAVHDQIDRLTMVSNLYATEPQAELADLLSGVLPIPDAQVFFCNSGAEANEASLKLVRKHGLARGRAKIVALEGAFHGRSVATLAATGQPAKRAAFEPLVDWFVHVPPNDLAALDGALGGDVAAVLLEPVMGEGGVIPLDDDYLRVVRDLCSERGALLVADEVQSGIGRCGDWLAASRSGVVPDVVSLAKGLGGGLPIGACVARADIAFAPGDHASTFGAGPVPCAAGVAVIETIRDDGLLENARSQGTDLRARLEASVGGSLLAQVRGRGLLVGLVLHRPVAHDVALAMLARGVLVTEAGPDVVRMSPPLIVQGEHLERAVTAFEGALEEVGAAVVGSPA, from the coding sequence ATGACGCTGCTCGGCGAGGCCTCCGTGATGCCGACCTACGCCCGGTACCCGCTCACGCTCACGCGGGGCGAGGGAATGCAGGTATGGGACGACCACGGCCGGGCCTACGTCGACTTCGCCGGCGCGCTCGGCGCAGTTTCGCTCGGACACGGGCATCCGCGCTGGCGCCGCGCGGTGCACGATCAGATCGACCGGTTGACGATGGTGAGCAACCTGTACGCGACCGAGCCGCAGGCGGAGCTGGCGGACCTCCTCTCGGGCGTCCTGCCGATCCCCGACGCGCAGGTGTTCTTCTGCAACTCCGGTGCGGAGGCGAACGAGGCGTCCCTGAAGCTCGTGCGCAAGCACGGCCTCGCGCGGGGTCGTGCGAAGATCGTGGCCCTCGAGGGCGCGTTCCACGGCCGATCCGTCGCGACGCTCGCGGCGACCGGCCAGCCCGCGAAGCGCGCCGCGTTCGAGCCATTGGTCGATTGGTTCGTGCACGTACCACCGAACGATCTCGCAGCCCTCGATGGGGCGCTGGGCGGCGACGTCGCGGCCGTCCTGCTCGAACCGGTCATGGGCGAGGGCGGCGTGATCCCGCTCGACGACGACTACCTCCGCGTGGTGCGCGACCTGTGCTCGGAGCGCGGCGCGCTCCTCGTGGCCGATGAGGTGCAGTCGGGCATCGGGCGCTGTGGCGACTGGCTGGCCGCATCGCGGTCCGGGGTCGTGCCCGATGTCGTCTCGCTCGCGAAGGGGCTCGGAGGCGGGCTCCCGATCGGCGCCTGCGTCGCGCGCGCCGACATCGCGTTCGCTCCCGGAGACCACGCCTCGACCTTCGGGGCCGGACCGGTTCCCTGTGCCGCAGGGGTCGCGGTGATCGAGACGATCCGCGACGACGGCCTGCTGGAGAACGCGCGCTCGCAGGGAACCGATCTGCGCGCTCGGCTCGAGGCGTCGGTCGGTGGATCGTTGCTCGCGCAGGTGCGCGGACGCGGGTTGCTCGTGGGTCTGGTCCTGCACCGGCCCGTAGCCCACGACGTCGCGCTCGCGATGCTCGCCAGGGGCGTGCTCGTGACCGAGGCCGGTCCCGATGTCGTTCGGATGTCGCCGCCCCTGATCGTGCAGGGCGAGCACCTGGAGCGAGCGGTCACGGCGTTCGAGGGGGCGCTCGAGGAGGTCGGTGCCGCCGTGGTCGGGAGCCCGGCATGA
- the argB gene encoding acetylglutamate kinase — translation MKDLPPQIRERTISKARTLIEALPFMQDHRGKVVVIKYGGAAMDRSPLVRPFAEDVALLLHSGIRPVIVHGGGPQVTEVSSQLGIETTFVDGLRVTDAATLDVATMVLAGKLNTDVVSGLRSGGVPAVGLSGVDGGLLQARRQTAPDLGFVGEIVQVHGRVAGTLLDAEFVPVIASIASDEAGQVFNVNADVAAAELAVALGAEKLVFVVDVPGIIGPKGDLLSELGSQECLDLLAADGVIAGGMIPKLESAVRTVKAGVRRVHLVDGRVEHSLVLELFTPEGVGTMITPDAGTREGSG, via the coding sequence GTGAAGGACCTTCCACCCCAGATCCGCGAGCGGACGATCTCCAAGGCGCGAACGCTGATCGAAGCGCTCCCCTTCATGCAGGATCACCGAGGCAAGGTGGTCGTGATCAAGTACGGCGGGGCCGCGATGGACCGGTCCCCGCTCGTGCGTCCCTTCGCGGAGGATGTGGCGCTGTTGCTGCACTCGGGGATCCGTCCCGTGATCGTGCACGGAGGCGGTCCGCAGGTGACCGAGGTGTCCTCGCAGCTCGGGATCGAGACGACCTTCGTCGACGGACTACGCGTGACCGACGCGGCGACGCTCGACGTCGCGACGATGGTGCTGGCCGGCAAGCTCAACACCGACGTGGTTTCCGGGTTGCGATCGGGCGGCGTTCCCGCCGTCGGACTGTCGGGCGTGGACGGAGGCCTGTTGCAGGCGCGGCGGCAGACGGCGCCCGATCTCGGGTTCGTGGGCGAGATCGTGCAGGTGCACGGCCGGGTCGCCGGCACGCTCCTGGATGCCGAGTTCGTGCCGGTGATCGCATCGATCGCCTCTGACGAGGCCGGACAGGTCTTCAACGTCAACGCGGACGTCGCCGCCGCCGAGCTCGCGGTCGCGCTGGGCGCGGAGAAGCTCGTGTTCGTGGTCGACGTGCCGGGGATCATCGGTCCGAAGGGCGACCTGCTCTCCGAGCTCGGTTCGCAGGAGTGCCTCGACCTGCTCGCGGCCGACGGGGTGATCGCCGGCGGGATGATCCCCAAGCTCGAGAGTGCGGTGCGCACCGTGAAGGCCGGTGTCCGCCGCGTGCATCTGGTCGACGGCCGCGTCGAGCATTCGCTCGTGCTCGAACTGTTCACGCCCGAGGGGGTCGGCACGATGATCACCCCCGACGCAGGGACCCGGGAGGGATCGGGATGA
- the argJ gene encoding bifunctional glutamate N-acetyltransferase/amino-acid acetyltransferase ArgJ, which produces MSVTFPAGFRAAGVTAGVKPSGAPDLGLLVADAPCSAAAVFTTNAFRAAPVELCARRLANGSAQAVVVNSGQANAATGAAGLRDAERLADAVASGMHLDPDRVLGCSTGVIGEPLHMDALLAGVPAAVGALSRRGGPDFAAAIMTTDTVPKQAQGASGSHRVGGAAKGVGMIAPSLATMLAFVTTDAPVPPAAVHELTTEVLEPVFESLTVDASPSTNDTVLLIASGAARGAAVTPGTAAWAGLTRTLEEVALSLVDQLAADAEGGTHVLLVEVSGAASTGDARLVARAVADSPLVKTAAFGGDPNPGRILQAVGASGVAIDPGRVDIAIGEVPVVREGVIPPAYFDPSGDEAARAAMKEPEIRYRIRLGEGAGTSRTFGCDLSYDYVRINGEYTT; this is translated from the coding sequence GTGAGCGTGACGTTCCCGGCCGGGTTCCGCGCGGCGGGGGTGACCGCGGGTGTGAAGCCCTCGGGCGCTCCCGATCTCGGGCTGCTCGTCGCCGATGCTCCGTGCTCGGCGGCCGCCGTGTTCACGACGAACGCGTTCCGCGCGGCCCCGGTGGAGCTGTGTGCGCGGCGCCTCGCGAACGGCTCCGCGCAGGCCGTCGTCGTGAACTCCGGGCAGGCGAACGCGGCGACCGGCGCCGCGGGACTGCGCGACGCCGAGCGGCTCGCCGATGCCGTCGCCTCGGGGATGCATCTCGACCCCGACCGCGTGTTGGGGTGTTCGACCGGTGTGATCGGCGAGCCGCTGCACATGGACGCGCTCCTCGCGGGCGTTCCCGCGGCCGTGGGCGCGCTCTCGCGGCGTGGAGGGCCGGATTTCGCCGCCGCGATCATGACCACCGACACCGTTCCGAAGCAGGCGCAGGGAGCATCGGGATCCCATCGCGTGGGCGGCGCTGCCAAGGGCGTCGGCATGATCGCGCCGAGCCTCGCGACGATGCTCGCGTTCGTCACGACCGACGCGCCGGTGCCACCCGCCGCCGTGCATGAGCTCACGACCGAGGTGCTCGAGCCCGTGTTCGAATCGCTGACCGTCGATGCGAGCCCGAGTACGAACGACACCGTGTTGCTGATCGCCTCGGGTGCCGCGCGGGGAGCCGCCGTGACGCCGGGAACGGCGGCATGGGCCGGTCTCACGCGGACCCTCGAGGAGGTGGCCCTCTCGCTCGTCGACCAGCTCGCCGCGGACGCCGAGGGCGGGACCCACGTCCTGCTCGTGGAGGTCTCCGGAGCGGCGTCGACCGGCGATGCACGCCTGGTGGCGAGGGCGGTGGCGGACTCGCCGCTCGTCAAGACCGCCGCGTTCGGGGGCGACCCCAACCCCGGACGGATCCTGCAAGCGGTCGGTGCCTCGGGTGTTGCGATCGACCCCGGGCGGGTCGACATCGCGATCGGTGAGGTGCCGGTCGTGCGCGAGGGCGTGATCCCACCGGCCTACTTCGACCCGTCGGGGGACGAGGCCGCGCGCGCCGCGATGAAAGAGCCCGAGATCCGCTACCGGATCCGGCTCGGAGAGGGCGCGGGTACGAGCAGAACCTTCGGCTGCGACCTGTCCTACGACTACGTCCGGATCAACGGCGAGTACACGACCTAG
- the argC gene encoding N-acetyl-gamma-glutamyl-phosphate reductase — protein sequence MADPYTLRVAVLGASGYTGGELVRLLADHPSAELTYLGAHSAAGKSLAQVQPHLASLGEVILERIEPAAIVERADVALLGLPHGTSAEIAPALLDAGLRVVDLAGDFRLDAAAYPEWYGWEHPAPEWLEKAVYGLPELFRAEIEGAQLVANPGCYPTGVAIGLAPLLEAGLIDAEGILVDGKTGLSGAGRAADESKLFTSTEESIRPYKFPRHQHTPEMERSLALATGQLPSVLFVPHLVPTVRGVLTTSYARMRVDATTESLGQVLMDAYASEPFVRVLPAGQMVDSKRVRGTNVVEIQAVADPRTGAAIVVATEDNLVKGAAGQAIQNMNLLAGIDETAGLPTLGVYP from the coding sequence ATGGCCGATCCATACACGCTGCGTGTCGCGGTCCTCGGCGCCTCCGGGTACACGGGGGGCGAGCTCGTCCGGCTGCTCGCCGACCATCCGTCGGCGGAACTGACCTACCTCGGCGCGCACAGCGCCGCGGGAAAGTCGCTGGCGCAGGTACAGCCACACCTCGCGTCGCTCGGTGAGGTGATCCTCGAGCGGATCGAGCCCGCCGCGATTGTCGAGCGCGCCGACGTCGCGTTGCTCGGATTGCCGCACGGCACGAGCGCTGAGATCGCCCCCGCGCTGCTCGATGCGGGCCTGCGTGTGGTCGACCTGGCCGGCGACTTCCGGCTCGACGCCGCGGCCTACCCCGAGTGGTACGGGTGGGAACACCCGGCGCCCGAGTGGCTGGAGAAGGCCGTCTACGGTCTGCCCGAGCTGTTCCGTGCCGAGATCGAAGGGGCCCAGCTCGTCGCCAACCCCGGCTGCTACCCCACGGGGGTTGCGATCGGGCTCGCGCCCCTGCTGGAGGCCGGCCTGATCGACGCGGAAGGGATCCTCGTCGACGGGAAGACCGGGCTGTCGGGGGCGGGACGCGCGGCCGACGAGTCGAAGCTGTTCACCTCCACCGAGGAGAGCATCCGGCCCTACAAGTTCCCCCGCCACCAGCACACTCCGGAGATGGAGCGCTCGCTCGCGCTCGCGACCGGGCAGTTGCCCTCCGTGCTGTTCGTGCCGCACCTCGTGCCGACGGTCCGAGGCGTTCTCACGACGAGCTACGCCCGCATGCGGGTCGACGCGACCACCGAGTCGCTCGGCCAGGTGCTGATGGACGCCTACGCCTCCGAGCCGTTCGTGCGCGTGCTCCCCGCGGGGCAGATGGTGGATTCGAAGCGGGTGCGGGGGACGAACGTGGTGGAGATCCAGGCCGTCGCCGATCCGCGGACCGGTGCCGCGATCGTCGTCGCGACCGAGGACAACCTCGTGAAGGGCGCCGCCGGACAGGCGATCCAGAACATGAACCTCCTCGCGGGGATCGACGAGACCGCGGGACTCCCGACGCTCGGGGTGTACCCGTGA
- a CDS encoding endo alpha-1,4 polygalactosaminidase, whose amino-acid sequence MVPASASVSGAAGAHRSEPIAVGGLARGVDLPAPVPCPGCYAPDDLEVRWQWQLQGELEIDEFIDDHGVELFDVDMFETSAEQVAQIHDGGAAAICYISAGAYENFRPDKGRFPKRVLGKPLDGWPGERWLDIRRIKVLKPIMQDRLDRCATKGFDAVEFDNVDSYTNPTGFPLTGADQLRYNVMLANEAHRRELAAVLKNDIKQIPKMLDYFDMALNEQCYQYRECGNYDLFVDADKAVLGVEYELVPAKFCPKANASGYNWLRKAYALKAEPFLDCHAWAA is encoded by the coding sequence GTGGTTCCCGCGTCCGCCTCCGTCTCCGGCGCGGCGGGGGCGCATCGCTCCGAGCCCATCGCCGTCGGCGGTCTCGCCCGCGGGGTCGATCTGCCGGCACCGGTCCCGTGTCCCGGCTGCTACGCGCCGGATGACCTCGAGGTGCGTTGGCAGTGGCAGCTCCAGGGCGAGCTGGAGATCGACGAGTTCATCGACGACCACGGCGTCGAGCTGTTCGACGTCGACATGTTCGAGACCTCGGCGGAGCAGGTGGCGCAGATCCACGACGGCGGAGCCGCGGCGATCTGCTACATCAGCGCCGGGGCCTACGAGAACTTCCGGCCCGACAAGGGCAGGTTCCCCAAGCGCGTGCTCGGCAAGCCGCTCGACGGCTGGCCGGGGGAGCGATGGCTCGACATCCGACGGATCAAGGTGCTCAAGCCGATCATGCAGGACCGCTTGGATCGTTGTGCCACCAAGGGGTTCGACGCGGTCGAGTTCGACAACGTCGACTCGTACACGAACCCAACGGGGTTCCCCCTCACCGGAGCCGACCAGCTCCGTTACAACGTGATGCTCGCGAACGAGGCTCATCGCCGCGAGCTCGCCGCCGTGCTGAAGAACGACATCAAGCAGATCCCGAAGATGCTCGACTACTTCGACATGGCGCTGAACGAGCAGTGCTACCAGTACCGTGAGTGCGGGAACTACGACCTGTTCGTCGACGCGGACAAGGCCGTGCTCGGGGTCGAGTACGAGCTGGTCCCGGCGAAGTTCTGTCCGAAGGCGAACGCCTCCGGCTACAACTGGCTGAGGAAGGCCTACGCGCTGAAGGCCGAGCCGTTCCTGGACTGTCACGCCTGGGCCGCCTGA
- the rmuC gene encoding DNA recombination protein RmuC, protein MGPIAIGVVALAVGAAIGAGLVAVLRVRSGGAAADAGSTARLEARLEVQSAELRRLADDARGRDDTAQRLRDAVEGAREAVHELGVRDEHRRAQQQLDSDVIRRLSTVLAGGASKGRAGENVLRQHLSELPPGMLVNEFRVNGKIVEFGLLLPDGRRLPIDSKWSALAELEALEAATDPAQREALAREVEKVVVARAREVAQYLDPALTAPLAVAAVPDAAYDVLRRAHADAFARGVVIVPYSSALPIVLFCYSLVQRYGDAGDVQGCLAELGAVFDLLEVSLENKIVRGATMVANGADEFRSQLGKARGSLARAKATVPDDASGGVLEIVQ, encoded by the coding sequence ATGGGTCCGATCGCGATCGGAGTGGTAGCACTTGCCGTTGGGGCCGCGATCGGTGCGGGTCTCGTCGCGGTCCTTCGCGTTCGTTCGGGAGGCGCCGCCGCGGACGCCGGTTCCACCGCGCGGCTCGAAGCCCGGCTCGAGGTGCAGTCGGCAGAGCTGCGTCGGCTCGCCGACGATGCCCGGGGTCGGGACGACACCGCGCAGCGTCTGCGCGACGCGGTCGAGGGTGCCCGGGAGGCCGTGCACGAGCTCGGCGTCCGTGACGAGCACCGCCGGGCGCAGCAGCAGCTCGACTCCGACGTGATCCGCCGGCTCTCGACGGTGCTCGCCGGCGGCGCCTCGAAGGGTCGCGCGGGTGAGAACGTCCTGCGCCAGCACCTGTCGGAACTGCCGCCCGGCATGCTCGTCAACGAGTTCCGGGTCAACGGCAAGATCGTCGAGTTCGGGCTGCTGTTGCCCGACGGCCGTCGCCTGCCGATCGACTCGAAATGGTCGGCCCTCGCCGAGCTCGAGGCGCTCGAGGCCGCCACCGATCCGGCCCAGCGTGAGGCGCTCGCTCGCGAGGTCGAGAAAGTGGTCGTCGCCCGCGCGCGCGAGGTCGCCCAGTACCTCGACCCGGCGCTGACGGCCCCGCTCGCGGTGGCGGCGGTGCCCGACGCAGCCTACGACGTCCTTCGCCGCGCACACGCAGATGCGTTCGCCCGTGGTGTCGTGATCGTTCCCTATTCGTCCGCGCTGCCCATCGTGTTGTTCTGCTATTCGCTCGTCCAGCGCTACGGGGACGCCGGCGACGTTCAGGGATGTCTGGCCGAGCTCGGAGCGGTGTTCGACCTCCTCGAGGTGTCGCTCGAGAACAAGATCGTCCGCGGCGCGACGATGGTCGCGAACGGGGCGGACGAGTTCCGCTCGCAGCTCGGCAAGGCGCGCGGCTCCCTCGCACGGGCGAAGGCGACGGTCCCCGACGACGCGTCCGGGGGGGTCCTCGAGATCGTCCAGTGA
- a CDS encoding PHP domain-containing protein, translating into MLDYHLHLWEHGRQPANVTAERLAAYWERAQQAGVTEIAVTEHSSRFVEISDAVGRFWEDDPDSPAAFHDPFARAWDEEGKISLDTYVEAALEAKRAGVPIVLGLEVDLFEGKMDRVASVLDHYPFDVLLGSVHWLGAWCYDDPDLSPAYEREWNVRGIERAWDEYSRGIEEIAASGAIDVLAHADYIKTSGHPRPAIPDEFYDRIAEAAASSGIATEVSSSAYEYVDEPYPAPPLLARFRDRGVPVTTASDAHDLPDVAHRADDLRKVLDDAGYTELVGFRERRPHPHPISR; encoded by the coding sequence ATGCTCGACTATCACCTCCATCTTTGGGAACACGGCAGGCAACCGGCGAACGTGACGGCGGAACGGCTCGCCGCGTATTGGGAGCGAGCGCAGCAGGCCGGGGTGACCGAGATCGCGGTGACCGAGCACTCCTCCCGATTCGTCGAGATCAGCGACGCGGTGGGGCGGTTCTGGGAGGACGATCCCGACTCCCCGGCGGCGTTCCACGACCCCTTCGCCCGCGCGTGGGACGAGGAGGGGAAGATCTCGCTCGATACCTACGTCGAGGCGGCGCTGGAAGCCAAACGTGCCGGCGTGCCGATCGTTCTCGGGCTCGAGGTCGACCTGTTCGAGGGGAAGATGGACAGGGTCGCATCGGTGCTCGATCACTACCCGTTCGACGTGCTGCTCGGATCCGTCCACTGGCTCGGGGCGTGGTGCTATGACGACCCCGACCTCTCACCCGCCTATGAGCGGGAATGGAACGTCCGCGGGATCGAACGCGCGTGGGACGAGTACTCCCGCGGGATCGAAGAGATCGCCGCGTCGGGCGCGATCGACGTTCTCGCGCACGCGGACTACATCAAGACATCCGGCCACCCTCGCCCCGCGATCCCCGACGAGTTCTACGACCGGATCGCCGAGGCCGCGGCATCCTCGGGCATCGCCACGGAGGTGTCGTCGTCCGCCTACGAGTACGTGGACGAACCGTATCCGGCGCCACCGCTGCTCGCCCGATTCCGGGATCGCGGTGTGCCCGTCACCACCGCGTCGGACGCCCACGACCTCCCCGACGTCGCGCATCGCGCCGACGACCTTCGCAAGGTGCTCGATGACGCCGGCTATACGGAGCTCGTCGGGTTCCGGGAACGTCGGCCCCACCCCCATCCGATCTCTCGCTGA